A window from Ignavibacteriota bacterium encodes these proteins:
- a CDS encoding sodium:solute symporter family protein has protein sequence MISFSSLDIFIIIAFLIGIILIGFLSNKKKSNSNEEDYLLSGRKVGLVLFVLTNVATWYGGILGVGEFSYKYGLVSWFTQGVPYYIFALIFALTFAEKIREAKLFTIPDKLENIYGKKVSLISALLIFILVSPAPYLLMLAQILKIIFDIDIFFALIISAVSSSIYLIKGGYKANIWADAFSFFIMFLGFIVIVVIANNSFGGISFLINNLPEKHLQITGGTSLTFIFVWFLIALWTFADPGFHQRCYSAKSGNVAKKGIIISIIFWMLFDFLTNTTGLYAKAILPNLESPILSFPYLAQEILSSGYKGIFFAAMIATVLSTLNSFIFLSATTFSVDFVTRILKNYNSSKSSNKKFINRFFLKYNFSENNNSGNIVLFTKWGIFFSLFISVVFAYFFQSVVQLWYLIGSICIPGMILIVISAYYSNIRINNSYAFTEIVFGLSASLIWIFLRSKNYSIFLNDIEPMIIGLFFALIIHITGIIQKKSQTN, from the coding sequence ATGATCTCGTTTAGTTCATTAGATATTTTTATCATTATTGCTTTTCTGATTGGAATAATTTTAATAGGATTTTTATCGAATAAAAAAAAATCAAATTCAAATGAAGAAGATTATTTACTTTCTGGAAGAAAAGTTGGATTGGTATTATTTGTATTAACGAATGTTGCAACTTGGTATGGTGGTATTCTTGGAGTTGGAGAATTTTCATATAAATACGGGTTAGTAAGTTGGTTTACGCAAGGTGTTCCTTACTATATTTTCGCATTAATTTTTGCTTTAACTTTTGCAGAAAAAATTAGAGAAGCAAAATTATTTACTATTCCGGATAAGCTTGAAAACATTTATGGCAAAAAAGTTAGTCTAATTTCCGCATTATTAATTTTTATACTTGTTTCTCCGGCACCATATCTTTTAATGCTTGCTCAAATTTTAAAAATAATATTCGATATAGATATTTTCTTCGCACTTATTATTAGTGCGGTTTCATCAAGTATTTATTTGATTAAAGGCGGATATAAAGCAAACATTTGGGCAGATGCATTTTCATTTTTTATAATGTTTTTGGGATTTATAGTAATTGTTGTAATCGCAAATAATAGCTTTGGTGGTATAAGTTTTTTAATAAATAATTTACCAGAAAAACATTTGCAAATTACCGGTGGAACTTCACTAACGTTTATTTTTGTTTGGTTTTTAATTGCACTTTGGACATTTGCAGATCCCGGTTTTCATCAAAGATGTTATTCAGCAAAAAGCGGAAATGTTGCAAAAAAAGGAATAATAATTTCAATTATATTTTGGATGCTTTTTGATTTTTTAACAAACACAACCGGATTATACGCTAAAGCAATTTTGCCAAATTTAGAAAGTCCGATTTTATCTTTTCCGTATCTTGCACAAGAAATTTTATCATCTGGATATAAAGGAATTTTTTTTGCCGCAATGATTGCAACAGTTTTATCAACATTAAATAGTTTTATTTTTTTGAGTGCAACAACATTTAGCGTTGATTTTGTTACAAGAATTTTAAAAAACTATAATAGTAGCAAATCAAGTAATAAAAAATTTATAAATAGATTTTTTTTGAAATATAATTTTAGTGAAAATAATAATTCGGGAAATATTGTTTTATTTACTAAATGGGGAATTTTCTTTTCGTTATTTATTTCAGTTGTCTTTGCATATTTTTTTCAATCAGTTGTACAACTTTGGTATTTAATTGGAAGTATTTGTATTCCCGGAATGATTTTAATAGTAATTTCTGCATATTATTCAAATATCAGAATAAATAATTCATATGCATTTACCGAAATCGTTTTTGGATTATCTGCAAGTTTAATTTGGATTTTTTTAAGATCAAAAAATTATTCAATATTTTTAAACGATATTGAACCAATGATTATTGGATTATTTTTTGCGCTAATAATTCACATAACTGGAATTATTCAAAAAAAAAGCCAGACTAATTAG